ATCGCTCGTCTTCATTGTGGAGCATATCGCCCGGACACATCGACGTATGGAGCAGGCTAAGTGACAGAATGTACTCTCGCGCTTACCCAGTGGGAGACCACTTCTCAGCCTGCATCAGCCAATACGCGCCATCCTGGTCGTCTGCTATCACTTCCCGTACCTATACATGAGTTTGCGTCAGGTCGGCCCAGGTGAAAGGGGGATTACTCTCCTGACAGGTTCTGCCGTCAGTAAAACACCTGGTACTTCAGTAAGCCCTTGTTAGCTGGCGCTCCGCGCATAATCAACGCTGATCCCGTCGTTCTTCGACGGCGCGTGCCCAGAACCGAAGCCCGCCGTTCGTGGCTTCGAAGTCGTTGACGTGAACGCCGAGCCCCTCGAGCCTGCGATGCCGAACGTCCTCGATGACCATTCCGTGCGTCGCCTGCGCACCTTCCTCCAGGGTAAGCTGTTGCGGCGACCAGAACCGGAGCACTCGTTGCTCGCGGTCTCGTTGCAGCGTCAAATCAAGAAAGGGCTCGTCCTCGTTGTCAGTTGCAGGTTGAGGCCAACAACATCGTATTCCCATGTCCGCGGGAGGATAGGATGCTCGGGATCTCTTATCATTCGCGCCTCCTGCTATCGGAAGATTGTCCCGCTAACGTGTGGCCGTTCAGCGGCGGGCGAAACCCGTCCGCTGCAGCGGCAGGTTAGGCGGGCCGTTGCGTAGAGCGCAATGCCGGTCTTTGCAGCCGGAGGGGTCATGGAACTTGGGTTGCCCAGGCTAAGTCCAGCGCAGCGGCCGCAAACCCATGCATGCCGGGAAAGACGGCAACTCCGTCAACGCCCCGTCGTGCGAGTTCATTCAGAAGATCGCTTGCTTTAGAGGCCGGTAGTTCCAAGCGGATGCAGCGTGAGTCCAGACGGTCGGTCACGTTCTCGTCTGGGCGATTGACCTCCTCCTCATACTGGTCGCGCCAGTAATCTCTGCAAGTCCAATCGTGTTTGATGAGGACGCCATGCTGGGCTACGAGGTTCTCGTTACCCCCACTGGGCAGACTAGGGATGACAGTTTCTCCGATTTTATGAGACATGCTTGTTATGCCGGCGATCGCGAATACCGCCATGGGACTCCCAGTCCATCGCTCCAGCGCGCCCGAACCAGCAAAGTAGGCTGCGACGAGAGGAGAACGCGACCAATCGAGCATTCTTGTAGGAGCACCGTAATGCTGAGCCACTGCCAGGAGATAGTCGTCGTTTGACAGCAGCCTCTCAGGCAGGGTCGAACGCATTCCCAAGCAGCCTCGAAGGCCGTCTAGCAGGGCGCGCTCAAAGGCCTGTTCGGCCTGTTCGTCGCCCAATAGCCCTCGAAACAACGAAGGAACGAGCCGCCAGGACGCGTTGGCTTGTCCACGGAAGTACCAAGGTCCCGACGATCCCACGCTCTGGAGAGCGT
Above is a window of Candidatus Amarolinea dominans DNA encoding:
- a CDS encoding FRG domain-containing protein, coding for MPVTKYTDPIAFIGMLHALQSVGSSGPWYFRGQANASWRLVPSLFRGLLGDEQAEQAFERALLDGLRGCLGMRSTLPERLLSNDDYLLAVAQHYGAPTRMLDWSRSPLVAAYFAGSGALERWTGSPMAVFAIAGITSMSHKIGETVIPSLPSGGNENLVAQHGVLIKHDWTCRDYWRDQYEEEVNRPDENVTDRLDSRCIRLELPASKASDLLNELARRGVDGVAVFPGMHGFAAAALDLAWATQVP